From a region of the Listeria monocytogenes ATCC 19117 genome:
- the nfsA gene encoding oxygen-insensitive NADPH nitroreductase has product MNQAIDAILGHYSVRKFEDKDLTEEALTLLIKSAQAASTSSFVQAYSIIGITDKGVREQISAIAGNQPYTVQTGQLFIFVADLARHHAILEEHQVDTTALETSEKWLVSVIDAALAAQNMAVAAESLGLGICFIGGIRNDVEQIAEILDLPPYTMPLFGLTIGYPVANKEKAKPRLPQDLVYHENTYQKMNPTILTEYDEQIKNYYDERTAGKRVEGWSEQIARGLGRTSRLDLKAFLEKQHLNQK; this is encoded by the coding sequence ATGAATCAGGCGATAGATGCTATTCTAGGACATTACTCAGTGCGAAAATTTGAAGATAAGGACTTAACGGAAGAAGCGTTGACCTTACTTATCAAGAGTGCACAAGCCGCATCTACATCCAGTTTTGTTCAAGCATACTCCATCATCGGAATAACAGATAAAGGCGTTCGTGAACAAATCTCAGCCATTGCAGGAAATCAACCATATACAGTACAAACCGGTCAACTATTTATTTTCGTTGCTGATTTAGCTCGTCATCACGCCATCTTAGAAGAACATCAAGTGGATACAACTGCACTGGAAACGTCAGAAAAATGGCTTGTTTCTGTGATTGATGCCGCACTTGCTGCACAAAATATGGCCGTTGCCGCAGAATCATTAGGACTTGGCATTTGCTTTATTGGCGGGATTCGTAACGATGTCGAACAAATCGCGGAAATACTTGATTTACCACCATATACGATGCCATTATTCGGCTTGACAATTGGTTATCCGGTTGCTAACAAAGAAAAAGCGAAACCGAGATTGCCTCAAGATTTGGTATACCACGAAAACACCTACCAAAAAATGAACCCAACTATTCTAACTGAATATGATGAACAAATAAAAAATTACTACGACGAAAGAACAGCAGGAAAACGAGTAGAAGGTTGGTCCGAACAAATTGCGCGTGGGCTTGGAAGAACAAGCCGTCTAGACTTAAAAGCATTTTTAGAAAAACAACATTTAAATCAAAAATAA
- a CDS encoding lmo0937 family membrane protein: MLGIIWGIIVVLLAVWLLGIIFHIAGGLINILLVIVLILVIWNLIQMARNKRK, encoded by the coding sequence ATGTTAGGAATTATTTGGGGAATCATCGTAGTTTTATTAGCAGTGTGGTTACTTGGAATTATTTTCCATATTGCGGGTGGATTAATTAATATCTTGTTAGTAATCGTTTTAATACTCGTTATTTGGAACTTAATTCAAATGGCTAGAAATAAACGGAAATAA
- a CDS encoding low molecular weight protein-tyrosine-phosphatase: MLKVVFVCLGNICRSPMAEGLFRKEVAEAGLTNEIKIDSAATGTWNLGKPPHRGTQAVLKKHGVDYQEMRARKISDVDFNEADFIIGMDQQNLADLNALNNNPDVIVRSLMSFVPGQEDKDIPDPYYTGDFDETERMVTEGVKALLAYITKK, encoded by the coding sequence TTGTTAAAAGTAGTTTTTGTCTGTTTAGGGAATATTTGTCGTTCACCAATGGCTGAGGGGTTATTTCGGAAAGAAGTTGCAGAAGCTGGGTTAACGAATGAAATAAAAATTGATTCTGCTGCAACTGGTACTTGGAATTTAGGGAAACCGCCACACCGCGGGACGCAAGCTGTGTTGAAAAAGCATGGTGTTGATTATCAAGAGATGCGAGCTCGAAAAATTTCTGATGTTGATTTTAACGAAGCTGATTTTATTATAGGGATGGATCAGCAAAATTTAGCAGATTTAAATGCACTTAATAATAATCCAGATGTCATCGTTCGCTCGCTTATGTCCTTTGTGCCTGGTCAAGAGGATAAAGATATTCCAGACCCATATTATACAGGGGATTTTGATGAAACCGAACGCATGGTAACTGAGGGAGTAAAGGCCCTTTTAGCTTATATCACAAAAAAATAG
- a CDS encoding SMI1/KNR4 family protein, with protein MTIWVKNEKNGATEQVIREKEIALGVTLPFEYKQLLSEQNGGLIRKNHFKTTEPTSYGLDFGEIYYLASLDEILTDIPEQKDVDLAGKQVYFHRDESRYIGFSYIDNTSEPSIIYVDFETLQTLIVAETFATFIEELYFSPFPTDFAEQFPIKKLNQILASSNVQKTKQLLELLEDYPDKKWYLATFLGLLEKQEIPYNLVVYRLFENQLLYFRRKLAPELVEQIFVRLEACDGINKAALAELYKEWK; from the coding sequence ATGACGATTTGGGTTAAAAACGAAAAGAATGGCGCAACTGAACAAGTAATTCGTGAAAAAGAAATAGCGTTAGGCGTCACTTTACCATTTGAATACAAACAGCTTTTATCAGAGCAAAATGGTGGATTGATTCGCAAAAATCATTTTAAGACGACGGAACCGACTTCTTATGGCCTAGATTTTGGTGAAATCTATTATCTGGCTAGTTTGGATGAAATTTTAACGGATATTCCGGAACAAAAGGATGTTGATCTCGCAGGGAAGCAAGTTTATTTCCACCGGGATGAATCGCGCTATATTGGTTTTTCTTATATAGATAATACGTCCGAACCCAGTATTATTTATGTTGATTTTGAAACGTTACAAACACTTATTGTTGCTGAAACGTTTGCTACATTTATAGAGGAATTGTACTTTAGTCCCTTTCCTACCGATTTCGCGGAACAATTTCCCATAAAAAAATTAAATCAAATTCTCGCTTCCAGCAATGTGCAAAAAACAAAACAATTACTGGAACTATTAGAAGATTATCCAGATAAAAAGTGGTATTTAGCGACATTTTTAGGATTACTTGAAAAACAAGAAATCCCGTATAATTTAGTTGTCTATCGTTTGTTTGAAAATCAATTGCTTTATTTCCGGAGAAAACTCGCGCCTGAACTTGTGGAGCAAATTTTCGTCCGACTGGAAGCATGTGATGGGATAAATAAAGCGGCTCTGGCCGAATTATATAAGGAATGGAAATAA
- a CDS encoding HSP90 family protein has product MENYSHRFQVNLAGMIDILSNHLYDEKDVYIRELLQNATDAIRARKKIDSTLEGKIHASLTGDNNEKTLIVEDNGIGLTEDEVHAFLATIANSSKGEKNFDGESSNDFIGRFGIGLLSCFIVSDEIVMISTSKKDGGTTEWRGKADGTYSVRKIETETREPGTQVYLRLRADLDEHPECEDVEELINTLKKYGSSLESNIIVEINGLEEEINSWTKQFSNKETLSKLSKDQIIQYGEYILGTRFQDYFLIENESGRTFGIAYMIPHAVQMNAIRKNTVFLNNMYVTSEANNILPDWSFFAKCVIWTDELQPVASREAFYKNERLTSVADELGVALKKGIETLPEEALMKLLATHYLGFKALASEDAPFLKLIYPYLPVRTLNGEEKLGDIIAKNDVIYYTYSVDDFRQIKDIARSSGMTLINGGYSYDSPILAQLSYFVEGTEFVLIEPEEMTNKLRPMTVSEEQAYQPILTEMNSMMAEFDTDVLIKHFEPKDLPIIFIHSTATQELRELERAVEETNSVFSDILESIQKEQEPAPLAHLYLNLDNELIKRLFTSGKTVKELSVIVNVLYIQALLLGHYPLKRKEMVLMNQNMLRILEML; this is encoded by the coding sequence ATGGAAAATTATTCTCACCGCTTTCAGGTGAACTTGGCTGGTATGATTGACATTCTCTCAAACCACCTTTATGACGAAAAAGATGTTTATATTCGCGAATTACTGCAAAATGCAACCGATGCCATTCGCGCCAGGAAAAAAATCGATTCAACTTTAGAAGGTAAAATCCATGCATCTCTAACTGGAGATAATAATGAAAAAACATTAATTGTAGAAGACAACGGAATTGGTTTAACGGAAGATGAGGTTCACGCTTTTCTAGCTACTATTGCTAATTCATCAAAAGGCGAAAAAAACTTTGATGGAGAAAGTTCCAATGACTTTATTGGTCGTTTTGGGATTGGTTTACTTTCTTGTTTTATTGTTAGTGATGAAATTGTAATGATTTCTACTTCCAAAAAAGATGGTGGCACAACAGAATGGCGCGGAAAAGCGGACGGAACTTATTCGGTTCGGAAAATAGAAACGGAAACTCGCGAACCAGGTACACAAGTGTATTTGCGCTTACGAGCTGATTTAGACGAGCACCCTGAATGCGAGGACGTAGAAGAATTAATCAATACACTCAAAAAATATGGTTCCTCTTTGGAAAGTAATATAATAGTAGAAATTAATGGTTTAGAAGAAGAAATTAATAGTTGGACCAAACAGTTTTCCAATAAAGAAACCTTGTCTAAACTATCAAAAGATCAAATTATTCAGTACGGCGAATATATCCTTGGAACGCGTTTCCAAGATTATTTCTTAATTGAAAATGAGTCAGGAAGAACGTTTGGGATTGCTTATATGATTCCTCATGCTGTTCAAATGAATGCTATCCGGAAGAACACGGTATTTTTAAATAATATGTATGTCACAAGTGAAGCAAATAATATTTTGCCTGATTGGTCGTTTTTTGCTAAATGCGTGATTTGGACGGATGAGCTTCAACCTGTTGCTTCTCGTGAGGCGTTTTATAAAAATGAGCGATTAACTAGTGTTGCCGACGAGCTTGGCGTTGCTTTGAAAAAAGGAATTGAAACTCTTCCAGAAGAAGCATTGATGAAATTATTAGCTACACATTATCTTGGTTTTAAAGCACTTGCGAGTGAAGATGCACCATTTTTAAAATTAATCTATCCTTATCTTCCAGTTCGGACTTTGAATGGCGAGGAAAAATTAGGTGATATTATCGCTAAAAATGATGTCATCTATTACACCTACTCGGTCGATGACTTTAGACAAATTAAGGATATTGCTAGATCAAGCGGTATGACGCTTATTAACGGCGGCTATTCCTATGATTCGCCAATCTTAGCGCAATTAAGTTACTTTGTTGAGGGGACAGAATTTGTTTTAATCGAACCGGAAGAAATGACTAATAAATTACGGCCTATGACAGTGAGCGAAGAACAGGCTTACCAACCTATTTTGACAGAAATGAATAGTATGATGGCTGAATTTGATACAGATGTATTAATTAAACATTTTGAACCGAAAGATTTACCGATTATTTTCATCCACTCTACAGCAACACAAGAATTACGCGAACTAGAACGTGCTGTCGAAGAAACAAATTCTGTTTTTAGTGATATTTTAGAGAGCATCCAAAAAGAACAAGAACCTGCACCGCTTGCTCACTTGTATTTAAATTTGGATAACGAGCTGATTAAAAGACTTTTCACTTCTGGAAAAACAGTGAAAGAATTGTCCGTAATTGTGAATGTACTTTATATCCAAGCCTTACTATTAGGGCATTATCCGCTTAAACGGAAAGAAATGGTATTAATGAATCAAAATATGTTACGAATCTTAGAGATGCTATAG
- the fri gene encoding non-heme iron-binding ferritin Fri, with protein MKTINSVDTKEFLNHQVANLNVFTVKIHQIHWYMRGHNFFTLHEKMDDLYSEFGEQMDEVAERLLAIGGSPFSTLKEFLENASVEEAPYTKPKTMDQLMEDLVGTLELLRDEYQQGIELTDKEGDNVTNDMLIAFKASIDKHIWMFKAFLGKAPLE; from the coding sequence ATGAAAACAATCAACTCAGTAGACACAAAGGAATTTTTGAATCACCAAGTAGCGAACCTAAACGTATTCACAGTAAAAATTCATCAAATTCATTGGTATATGAGAGGCCACAACTTCTTCACTTTACATGAAAAAATGGATGATTTATATAGCGAATTCGGCGAACAAATGGACGAAGTAGCAGAACGCTTACTAGCAATCGGCGGAAGCCCATTCTCGACTTTAAAAGAGTTTTTAGAAAATGCGAGCGTTGAAGAAGCTCCTTATACGAAACCAAAAACAATGGATCAATTAATGGAAGACTTAGTTGGAACATTAGAATTACTTAGAGACGAATATCAACAAGGTATTGAGCTTACTGACAAAGAAGGCGACAACGTAACAAACGATATGTTAATTGCTTTCAAAGCAAGCATTGACAAACATATCTGGATGTTCAAAGCATTCTTAGGAAAAGCGCCATTAGAATAA
- a CDS encoding HesB/YadR/YfhF family protein — translation MNIEVTDQANKWFHDEFDVANGNGIRLFAKYGGSNSSLHPGFSIGLTTEKPQEAAVAEKKEDLIFFIEDHDYWYFKDHDWKIDYEPKTEEVLFSFKEKVK, via the coding sequence ATGAATATCGAGGTAACGGACCAAGCAAATAAATGGTTTCATGATGAGTTTGATGTAGCTAATGGTAATGGAATTCGACTTTTTGCGAAATACGGTGGTTCTAACAGTTCCTTGCATCCTGGTTTCTCTATCGGTTTAACTACCGAAAAACCGCAAGAAGCAGCAGTCGCTGAGAAGAAAGAAGACTTAATTTTCTTCATTGAAGACCATGACTATTGGTATTTCAAAGACCACGACTGGAAAATTGACTATGAACCAAAAACGGAAGAAGTACTTTTTTCCTTTAAAGAAAAAGTGAAATGA
- a CDS encoding MBL fold metallo-hydrolase has protein sequence MTKKLVICISLIAIFLSGCSFSEPSTSKSNITEKTLNGASFTFFDVGQGDSTLIQAEDGTTILIDTGRQDDDRILTYLKEANIKKIDLLLLTHPHADHIGNADKVIATYKPKEIWMDGLTFSSSIYEKVIDAALASDAKYKEPRRGEKATFGPFNLEVLSPDKLENDANNDSIAVKITYKDISAIFTGDAEKGREREMVDSGADLEADILDLGHHGSSTSNQPFFLDKVKPQVAVYSAEMANSYGHPHVEVLEWLKERDIKTYGTDVNGTVIIETDGKKIHVQTEKSGTPKAGSSYNKENSTQKTEDATSEELPDSINLNTASSEDLQLLPLIGPALAEKIIAERPYQSIDDLKKINGIGDGIVRQIKEQGIAVTK, from the coding sequence ATGACAAAGAAATTAGTAATCTGTATAAGTTTAATCGCGATATTTTTAAGCGGTTGTAGTTTTTCCGAACCATCAACGAGTAAATCGAACATTACCGAAAAAACATTGAATGGTGCAAGTTTTACATTTTTTGATGTTGGCCAAGGGGATAGCACACTTATCCAAGCAGAAGATGGTACAACTATTTTGATTGATACAGGTCGCCAAGATGATGACCGTATTTTAACCTATTTAAAAGAAGCGAATATAAAGAAAATAGATTTGCTGCTACTGACACACCCGCACGCAGACCATATCGGTAATGCTGATAAAGTAATCGCTACATACAAACCGAAAGAAATTTGGATGGATGGCTTAACTTTTTCTAGTAGTATTTACGAGAAAGTAATTGACGCAGCATTAGCTTCAGATGCCAAATACAAAGAACCGAGACGCGGCGAAAAAGCGACTTTTGGTCCATTTAATCTAGAGGTTTTAAGCCCTGATAAATTGGAAAATGACGCTAATAATGATTCTATCGCTGTAAAAATCACCTATAAAGATATTTCCGCTATTTTTACAGGTGACGCAGAAAAAGGTCGAGAAAGAGAAATGGTAGACAGCGGTGCCGATTTAGAAGCGGATATTTTAGATTTAGGGCACCACGGATCGTCCACATCCAACCAGCCATTTTTCCTAGATAAAGTAAAACCCCAAGTGGCTGTTTACTCTGCTGAAATGGCCAATAGTTACGGACATCCTCATGTGGAAGTGCTGGAGTGGTTAAAAGAGCGTGATATAAAAACATATGGAACAGATGTGAATGGAACGGTAATCATTGAAACAGACGGTAAAAAAATCCATGTGCAAACCGAAAAATCAGGTACACCAAAAGCAGGTAGCAGCTATAATAAAGAAAATAGCACACAAAAAACAGAAGATGCAACATCAGAAGAATTACCAGACAGCATTAATTTAAATACAGCTTCTAGTGAAGATTTACAATTATTACCACTAATTGGGCCAGCGCTTGCAGAAAAAATCATTGCCGAGCGACCATATCAGTCCATAGATGACTTGAAAAAAATTAACGGCATTGGCGATGGCATTGTGCGCCAAATCAAAGAACAAGGCATTGCCGTAACAAAGTAG
- a CDS encoding DUF3006 domain-containing protein, translating to MKKAILDRIEDGKAVFLLEPDQTEWQIDKEKLDSSIKEGDVVTISETNEIMKHPQETEEMKNRIAEKLERLRGRN from the coding sequence GTGAAAAAAGCAATTTTAGATCGGATAGAAGATGGCAAAGCAGTTTTTTTATTAGAACCAGACCAAACAGAATGGCAAATTGACAAAGAAAAGCTCGATTCATCCATAAAAGAAGGAGATGTCGTCACTATTTCAGAAACTAATGAAATAATGAAACATCCCCAAGAAACGGAAGAAATGAAAAATAGAATTGCAGAAAAGCTAGAAAGATTAAGAGGGAGAAACTGA
- a CDS encoding CynX/NimT family MFS transporter, with translation MNSDLTNKKILTRSSKVMLVLGIILIAANLRTPITSVGPLLGMIQSDLHLTNTMAGLLTTIPLLAFAGLSPFVSKLSRALGIEVLIFVALLTLVLGSLLRPFGGELNLFAGTFMIGLAIAVGNVILPSLIKKEFPFKLGLMTGVYSISMNLCAAIAAGLTVPIAMNNRFSWHGSMVFWAILGIVALVIWLPQLKYNQRSTEKIATHLVTTSVWKSPLAWKISLFMGSQSAIFYISIAWLPNILADQGLSSTSSGLMLSLMQFAVMPITFIIPIVAGRMKNQQLLVGISILFFLIGIFGIMFASGSVLILSIAIIVYGIGSGMSFSLSMMFFNLRTTSATESADLSGMAQSIGYLFAASGPILFGTLHDALGSWQPTLYVLVGITMLMLYCGLDAGRNKFLFPQKK, from the coding sequence ATGAATTCAGATTTAACCAATAAAAAAATCCTTACACGCTCGAGTAAGGTAATGCTTGTTTTAGGAATTATTTTAATTGCGGCAAACTTACGGACACCAATTACCTCTGTAGGTCCGTTACTTGGAATGATTCAATCAGATTTACATTTAACCAATACGATGGCTGGATTACTTACAACAATTCCGCTACTTGCATTTGCAGGACTATCCCCGTTCGTTTCTAAGCTAAGTCGAGCACTTGGTATAGAGGTATTAATTTTTGTAGCACTATTGACACTTGTACTTGGTAGCTTACTTCGACCTTTTGGTGGCGAACTCAATTTATTTGCTGGAACGTTTATGATTGGTCTTGCTATTGCTGTCGGAAATGTTATTTTGCCAAGTTTGATAAAAAAAGAATTTCCATTTAAATTGGGTCTAATGACTGGAGTTTATTCCATTTCGATGAATTTGTGTGCAGCGATTGCAGCTGGCTTAACGGTTCCAATTGCTATGAACAATCGCTTTAGCTGGCATGGAAGTATGGTTTTCTGGGCAATTCTTGGAATCGTTGCTTTAGTCATTTGGCTTCCACAGTTAAAATATAATCAACGCTCGACGGAAAAAATTGCAACTCACTTGGTTACAACTTCGGTTTGGAAGTCTCCGCTTGCGTGGAAAATTTCTTTATTTATGGGTTCGCAGTCAGCAATTTTTTATATTTCGATTGCCTGGTTACCAAATATTTTGGCGGACCAAGGATTATCTAGTACTTCTAGTGGCTTAATGCTCTCCTTAATGCAGTTTGCGGTTATGCCGATTACGTTTATTATTCCTATTGTTGCCGGACGAATGAAAAATCAGCAATTACTAGTTGGAATTTCTATTTTATTCTTTTTAATTGGGATTTTTGGCATTATGTTTGCTTCTGGTAGCGTGCTTATTTTATCGATTGCTATCATTGTATACGGAATTGGTTCGGGGATGTCATTTAGTTTGTCGATGATGTTCTTTAATTTGCGAACAACAAGCGCTACCGAATCAGCGGATCTCTCTGGAATGGCGCAATCTATCGGTTACTTGTTTGCCGCTTCAGGTCCGATATTATTTGGTACCCTGCATGATGCGCTTGGTAGCTGGCAACCAACCTTATATGTTTTAGTCGGTATTACCATGCTTATGTTATACTGCGGCCTAGATGCTGGACGCAATAAATTTCTCTTTCCACAGAAAAAGTGA
- a CDS encoding FadR/GntR family transcriptional regulator: protein MVEKIERKSLAEQVYDQIKAEITNGTWKIGERIPKEADLMAEFGISRNTLREAIRALSHIGLLETKQGDGTFVRNNSELNAIMQRRVRESTVQEILEIRHALDREAVILACDRRTEEDVKTLEKYRHQCQLATEKNDVGAFVKADSALHLTIVKAAHNDLLLDMYVNILEEIQFSITSTTEMSPEANQHNGHAALVKAIEKRNKEQAAHEVTEYITLFKRIDAKNGEKK, encoded by the coding sequence ATGGTAGAAAAAATTGAACGCAAATCGCTTGCAGAGCAAGTTTATGATCAAATAAAAGCAGAAATTACTAACGGTACTTGGAAAATCGGTGAACGCATTCCGAAAGAAGCGGATTTAATGGCTGAATTTGGCATTAGTCGTAATACGCTACGTGAAGCCATTCGTGCCCTATCTCATATCGGTTTACTGGAAACCAAACAAGGTGACGGGACTTTTGTTCGTAACAATAGTGAACTAAATGCTATCATGCAGAGGCGTGTCCGCGAATCCACGGTTCAAGAAATCCTGGAAATTCGGCATGCGCTTGACAGAGAAGCAGTTATTCTGGCCTGTGATCGACGCACGGAAGAAGATGTAAAAACACTAGAAAAATATAGACACCAATGCCAACTAGCGACGGAAAAAAATGATGTTGGTGCTTTTGTGAAAGCTGATTCTGCCCTTCATTTAACAATTGTAAAGGCAGCTCATAACGATTTGTTGTTAGATATGTATGTCAATATTTTAGAAGAAATACAGTTTTCCATCACGAGTACAACCGAAATGAGCCCAGAAGCTAATCAGCATAATGGGCACGCTGCGCTTGTCAAAGCGATTGAAAAACGAAATAAAGAACAAGCAGCTCATGAAGTAACAGAGTATATTACTCTTTTCAAACGAATTGATGCTAAGAATGGAGAAAAGAAATGA